In the Nakamurella alba genome, one interval contains:
- a CDS encoding SDR family NAD(P)-dependent oxidoreductase, with product MDLGLAGKVALVTGAGRGIGLSVARALSAEGVRVVAAAREGSDELTALASTGEVHIVLVDLTDPDGPAHVVREAVSTYGGIDVLVNNVGAVRPRVDGFLAVSDADWEWALGINLMVAVRTTRAALPHLLERTPSTVVTISSVNASLPDPLVIDYSAAKGALSNFCKSLSKEFGPRGVRVNWISPGPVETPLWLGAGGVAETLSSRTGRRPEDVAAQAVAGTATGRFTRPEEVADVVLLLASPRGGNITGTELLIDGGLSAGL from the coding sequence ATGGACCTCGGACTGGCCGGCAAGGTGGCCCTGGTGACCGGGGCTGGCCGGGGCATCGGGCTGTCCGTCGCGCGTGCGCTCAGCGCCGAGGGGGTACGCGTGGTGGCCGCCGCCCGGGAGGGCAGCGACGAGCTGACCGCGCTCGCCTCGACCGGCGAGGTGCACATCGTCCTGGTCGACCTGACGGATCCCGACGGACCGGCGCATGTTGTCCGGGAGGCGGTCTCGACGTACGGCGGCATCGACGTCCTGGTCAACAACGTCGGGGCGGTCAGACCCCGCGTCGACGGGTTCCTCGCCGTCTCGGACGCCGACTGGGAGTGGGCGCTCGGGATCAACCTGATGGTCGCGGTGCGGACGACCCGCGCCGCGTTGCCCCACCTGCTGGAACGCACGCCGTCCACCGTGGTGACGATCAGTTCGGTCAACGCCTCCCTGCCCGATCCCCTCGTCATCGACTACAGCGCTGCCAAGGGCGCCCTGAGCAACTTCTGCAAGTCGCTGTCGAAGGAATTCGGGCCCCGGGGGGTCCGGGTCAACTGGATCAGCCCCGGCCCGGTGGAGACCCCGCTCTGGCTGGGCGCCGGCGGAGTGGCCGAGACCCTGTCCTCCCGGACGGGCCGGCGCCCGGAGGACGTCGCCGCGCAGGCGGTGGCGGGTACCGCCACCGGCCGCTTCACCCGGCCCGAGGAGGTCGCCGACGTGGTCCTGCTGCTGGCCTCACCGCGCGGCGGCAACATCACCGGCACCGAGCTCCTGATCGACGGAGGCCTCAGTGCCGGCCTGTGA
- a CDS encoding alpha/beta fold hydrolase, whose product MNRSQFRTTLRGGLVTLLATVAAAVLTTSGVASATAQQKTRPTVVLVHGAFADSSGFTETIKELQVLGYPVLAVANPLRGLHPDAAYLRSVLSTIPGPVVLVGHSYGGAVMSEAAVGIPRVKALVFLAAYAPAEGETLGAAGALGGGTSLLPQHVVARPYPGAPDGDADGYIDPAYFRAVFAADVPAAKAAVMAAAQRPLALSALGTPAAVPAWKTVPSYYLVAKQDQAIPVQAQRAMAARAGSRTVEINSSHAVMVSHPEAVTALIVAASGR is encoded by the coding sequence ATGAATCGCAGCCAGTTCCGCACCACCCTGCGGGGAGGCCTGGTGACGCTGCTGGCCACCGTGGCCGCCGCCGTCCTGACCACGTCCGGCGTCGCGTCGGCGACCGCGCAACAGAAGACCCGACCGACCGTCGTCCTGGTCCACGGCGCCTTCGCCGACTCCTCGGGGTTCACCGAGACGATCAAGGAACTGCAGGTCCTCGGCTACCCCGTCCTCGCCGTGGCCAACCCGTTGCGCGGCCTGCATCCGGACGCCGCGTACCTCCGGTCCGTGCTGAGTACCATCCCCGGCCCGGTGGTCCTGGTCGGGCACTCGTACGGTGGTGCGGTGATGAGCGAGGCGGCCGTCGGCATCCCGCGGGTGAAGGCGCTGGTCTTCCTGGCCGCCTACGCACCGGCCGAGGGTGAGACGCTCGGCGCCGCAGGTGCTCTGGGTGGCGGTACGTCGCTGCTGCCCCAGCACGTCGTGGCGCGGCCGTACCCCGGCGCGCCCGACGGCGACGCGGACGGCTACATCGACCCGGCCTACTTCCGTGCCGTGTTCGCGGCCGACGTGCCCGCGGCGAAGGCGGCGGTCATGGCCGCGGCACAGCGACCCTTGGCGCTGTCCGCGCTCGGAACGCCGGCCGCGGTCCCGGCCTGGAAGACGGTGCCGTCCTACTACCTCGTCGCGAAGCAGGACCAGGCGATCCCGGTCCAGGCCCAACGGGCCATGGCCGCCCGTGCGGGGTCGAGGACCGTGGAGATCAACAGCTCGCACGCGGTCATGGTCAGCCACCCGGAGGCCGTCACGGCCCTGATCGTCGCCGCATCCGGCCGATGA